Genomic segment of Oryzias melastigma strain HK-1 linkage group LG21, ASM292280v2, whole genome shotgun sequence:
agaaaaaaaaacaattcttggatgttttctttatttttatcatctcAACTTGTTCCAAGCATGCATCTTGTAAAGTCATGCTTGAAGTACATCACAGACGAGACGAAAAACACAAGCAGCTGGACAAAAGCCTCACATTTGTCTGTTGTGACAGATCAGCGGTTCTCCATGCCCATCCAGTGCACAGACCGAACCGCAGAGGCGGAACGAGCCTTCCCCTCAGCTTTAAGGCCCGACATCCCTCACCTGCACCCATCTCTGGCGTCCCGTGGCGCCAACCAGGAGGACCGGGACTTGGTAGACTCTCTCACCAAACTCAGTGTCAAATTCCCACCCTCAGCAGACAGTGAATACGACTTCCTAAACAGTGCTCCGGAGAGAAAGATTGGGCTGGCCATGCCCATGGAGCGGCCTCTGGGGAGCGTCTCTCCAGCACTGACAGAGGAGGAGCCTGTGGAACTGCCCATACCTTTTGTCTACCAAACATCCCCCACCCACTCAGCATCATCCTCACCCTCCCAGGAGAGCGTGCGGGGACCCCAGCAGGTGAGAAACACTGGTGAAGGTCTGAGAAAAGTAGTAGCAAATTATCAGTTTTTGATTGGTCTGTGCTAATGGAGGAAGAAAGCTGTGAAGTCCAAAAATATCTTCCTTGGCTAAACTTGAAACTTATTACTGTGTAATGTGTGCTCAGTCCTGCTTTCGCTCGAGCATGGATGCTGTGGTTATGTTTGGCATCTTTGCTTGAAAGTGCAAGCCAGATGGAAGCACACAGCAGCGTCTAAATCGGAAACAAGTATTTGTGGGATTTTACTGCTGATGTGTATTCATGCTTATCAGAAAACGGTAAACAAGAAGTTGGAATCGTTTTTCCATTAATTATTTCACCCATACTCAAATTTGTGGTGGGAATTAGTTGATTGGTTTTAATGACAAAGCGACGGCTGGCTTTCCCTtcggatttatttttaaacttcttttaagTTGAAGTGTTGGAGCATATgtcaactgaaaaaaaggagATAATTCGGAGGGAAAATAatcctttattttcttgttcTGCAGTCTATTTGGAGCCCCGAGCTGTGTGATGCGGTGGACGTGAGGGAGGAGCTGGGAGCAGCttccaacagcagcagcagcagcccgaATAAATGCGCTTTCTGCTACGCCGTGGTTCCTCAGGACCGAATGAACAGCCACCTCTACTCCCATTGCTCCCCAAAAACCGAGGCTGACAATTGACAGCGAGAAAACGGCGAGCAACTGGCAAGGCTCCCAGCCACTTCCAGACTTTGACTGTCGTTCATGGCCGAGTCCCGCCCGCCGTGAAGTACGAGCGCTGTACAGGATTTGACACTGCAACAAGACttgaatgcatttatttaatattaaaaaaaataataaagtggtACACTTTCTTGAccttattgatttaaaaaatatgcagaaaagtttcacacacacaaatccatatttttatttataaagaatcATTAATTATAGGTAACTACGCTCTTAAAACTCATAGAGCGACCATATGTTGCGTATTGTGAATGCCAACAGTAGCCCATTATTCAGTAGGAGAGCAGATGCTTTGCTGTTTGTAAAGTTATAGCCTTATTCATTTGCAGCATTAAACGGCATTTAGGTtgactcatttatttaaatagctaCGTGGAGACGAGTGGTGCAGCTCGAAATTAATACAGTCGATGTGTGCCAGCTTTAAATGACATAGCCTGCAAAAAAATGGCTGAAATCTGTAACAGGCTTGAAATGTTCGGCACTAAACAGTAAAGCAGCGCTAACCGCGGTTTGTAAATTGGCTGTTCACTGTGAAAAGTACACATTTTTGCAGTCTGTGAGCCACCTGTCAATTGACTAAACCtgatttttacttcatttttttttttttttttttttttttaccagcagCACCAGCTATTGTCTTTTGCTTCGTTTATTCACACTTTCACAGAAATTGCAGAGACTTTCACCACTCTGAAGATGTTAAAGGAAGCGGGTAATCTCTGTGTTGGAACACTGTTGTGCACTGGGGGCCTTGCAGACCTCCAGCTCGAGTTTGGTAACACTTGCACTGGCTAGATGAGCTGGTGTGaacattgcaatttttttttttcacaattacTGACTATTAGAAGACACTTCTAAAAATCAAACCTAATGAATTGATTTGTTATTTCAAGTTGAaggagtttttctttgtctcaGAGCTTTTCAAACAGCTCAGAAGTGTCTTAGAATACGTGATAACGCAATCAACTATTCTCAACCAGTGAGTCATTAGACTAACACGCAGGACTCAAACACAACACATCATCTGCACGGCAGAAAAGAGTGAAAATACACGCCATTTGGTGTACATGCGAAGGTGACTACTACATATTGATGTATTGTAACGtgtcaaacaaaaatgtgtgtttattttggATTGACATGAACCACATAAGTCTTCGTTTTGCCTCAAATCGTGAacactaaaaggaaaaaaaaaatgattcacattttttttggtaatatttcTCATTTTGGCAGATAGATATCCCTAATGATCCTGTCTGCTTAATCTGTGAACAGTTGAACATTGTGCAGCCTGCATGCTTTTCTCTCTGGGATCATGAACAGCTGCtcgctcataattatgttgtcATTGGTTGTTATTTGGAAGAGGAATCTCATGCTGACAgctagaatttttttatgtatttccttACGCTACATTCATTCACTTCTGTAGTGGAAGCTGCTCGTTACCtttactgtcttttttatttttcgtaGATTCTTCTTGGGACATTTCAGGCGagcagaaatatatttaaaagcaatATAAAAAGGGGGgaccaaagggaaaaaaaatggaagaaggATATGGATTGAGATGGAGAAATAGCAGGCTGATTACAAGGTGTCAAAATTGCCAGGAGCAAGAAGGTGAAAGCAATCAGGGGTGAGAAGAGTGCAGCATTCGTGAGGGGCAACTAATTATCCATCTCATTTGTGGAGGGAAGCATTTGAGGCAGCTCTAGCCCACTGAATGGTGACAGATTGGTGCGGAGGAGAGGGGAGGTGTTAGAACAATGGAGCCCAGCTCACCATCATTACTGCATGCTAATCAGCAGTGCTTCTGCACCACCAGTCGGTGCTGCAGAGAGTTTGGGAGACAGGGAAGTCACCGCTTTCAGGGGACTTCAGTACTTTCCAAGTTCCAAGGAAACTCAGAGGCCGAGCGCTCTTTACTCCGCCACTGCTTATTGGAGCGCACAGGTCATCCTATTATAGACTGGGCTTTGTTATCAGCTTGTAATTGGAAAATCACTGAGCTGCAGGTTTTGAGTGTTCTTAAATTTGGAAAAAGGTCGCTTTCGTGTTGTGCAGAATAAACACGCAGATAATTATctaaattttttattaaagggaAGTTAAGGAGAAAATATTGATAAGTAACATTGCACAGAAGTATGTCTGTTGatacaagattttttaaaataattttaaatactCTTCAGATGTAAATTAAATGAtcaatttaagagaaaatttggtttaaacttaaaaagctataataataatattcttGACAAGCTTTaataacacattaacaaacattattaatgtgtttataagtTGTTTGTAAAACTATTATTACTACAATAAgcagaattatttttataaacatactTGAGACGGTTGTCTGTAAAGACCATATTATTAAACTGCCTACAAGCTAGTCAAACTTTcctaaatttactttttattctactCCTGCTTGTCATCAACAGTTGGGATGGAGATTAATTTTGACTTCCCTCAGAATTCCGAAGAAAATCTCTGGAGAAAAAGTGGGTCGGAAATGTGACAAATAACGAAGCAGCTTCTTATTTCGAAATGCTGCTTACAACGTCCTGAGAGGAAATTAAACCTTCAAATTActtcaaatgtttaaacatgTAGATATCTCTCAATAAACTCTTCACTTTCACATCAAAAGTCTAAaagcatcaagaaaaaaataacctgttttaaataataaaaaaaatatatagtttttgcaTCATGGTCCTCAcatatgtaatttatttttacttaaaattggTTGCATAATCTAAAACTCTaataacatttacataaatatgttttgacAATTAACTTCTTTTCTATAATCataaatatctaatttttataGCAATAATTAAGGAAAAAAGCTAATATGAACTGCTGCTAAGCTGAATAGATTTGTAGcaaaaatttgattattttttatatttattggttttattattACTCACTAAATGCTACTgccaaaaatagtaaaaagaggaaaaatggtttaatcaaaccaaaaaaaaaaaaaaaagaggcaccAAGTGGATCAAGGTCATGGGGTAAGAGCGTCCTCTTCACATCAGTGTCATTTAGACAATAAACAACTTAGGAGAGAAGCATATTCGGCTGTCTGTGCTCTGGTCACCGTTGGCATGAGCGGATGCCAACTCTCGTGGCGTTGCGAGCCGAGAGTATCACCTCACAGTTGTCGTGCCATGCGTTGGGCTGCTTGTGCTCTCTGTGCAGAAGTGCTGTGT
This window contains:
- the tank gene encoding TRAF family member-associated NF-kappa-B activator, giving the protein MERNIGDQLNKAFEAYRQVSIEKDNAKKELQKMSEYYERYTQGLQKKIEDQQRQISELTAKLSAMRQPSGEMKCEPCNQLLEGASTYKTAQFPEKIGSVAVAPNLPVSGSVDYQEMLEAFEAVQGKFRHIRSLTRRQKDHLKRFHGGSEASNDQRFSMPIQCTDRTAEAERAFPSALRPDIPHLHPSLASRGANQEDRDLVDSLTKLSVKFPPSADSEYDFLNSAPERKIGLAMPMERPLGSVSPALTEEEPVELPIPFVYQTSPTHSASSSPSQESVRGPQQSIWSPELCDAVDVREELGAASNSSSSSPNKCAFCYAVVPQDRMNSHLYSHCSPKTEADN